TTGGACTTACTTTAGTTGTGTAGGGAGGTTAGAAGAATGAGCGACAAAGATCAAGGTGTATCAAGAAGACAGTTCCTAAACTACACGATAATGGGTGTTGGTGGATTTTTAGTAGCTGGAACGATAACACCCATGCTGCGCTTCGCCATTGATCCTGTTCTGAAAGCAGACGCTGCTTCGGACATGGTAGCTGTTGGAGACATCTCTGAATTTAGTTCAGAGCCACAGCGTAAGGATTTTACACTACCAGTTGTTGATGGGTGGGCTGAATATGATATGGGATTATCCGCTTGGATAAGTATTGATGAAGCTGGAGAAGTTCTGGCCTTATCACCAATTTGTACCCACCTA
This region of Bacillus horti genomic DNA includes:
- a CDS encoding ubiquinol-cytochrome c reductase iron-sulfur subunit; the protein is MSDKDQGVSRRQFLNYTIMGVGGFLVAGTITPMLRFAIDPVLKADAASDMVAVGDISEFSSEPQRKDFTLPVVDGWAEYDMGLSAWISIDEAGEVLALSPICTHLGCAVTWEGNESHPNEYYCPCHDGRYTSDGVNIPGTPPTRPLDTYEYEVRDGVLYLGQPVQR